The genomic segment ATTTGGTTTTCAGCCCGATCCTAACGGCGGCCCGGGATGGATTGGCCTTAACAGCCGACCAGAGCATATTAAGAAAGTGGCAGAAGCCTCACTTAAACGCCTGAAAACCGATGTTATCGACCTGTTTTATCAACATCGGGTTGATCCTAATGTACCGATTGAAGATGTGGCCGGTGCCGTTCAGGACCTGATAAAAGAGGGCAAAGTGAAACATTTTGGTCTGTCAGAAGCGGGAGCTGGAACCATTCGCCGTGCACACGCCGTTCAACCGGTGGCCGCATTACAGAGTGAATACTCACTGTGGTGGAGAAAACCAGAACAGGAGATCTTACCCCTGCTGGAAGAGTTAGGTATTGGGCTAGTGCCATACAGTCCACTGGGTAAAGGCTACCTCACCGGTAAAATCAATGAGAATACCCAGCTCGACAGCAGCGACTTCCGCAATACGTTGCCTCGTTTTACACCACAGGCGCTGAAGGCTAATCAGGTGCTGATTACCTTAATTCAGGATATCGCGCAGCAAAAAGGGATGACTCCGGCACAAATTGCGTTGGCGTGGCTGCTGGCGAAAAAACCGTGGATTGTACCTATTCCCGGCACCCGCAAACTGGAGCGTCTGGAGGAGAATATTGGCGCAGCTAACGCCATGTTAAGTGCCGCCGATCTGCAAGATATCGAGCGTGCAGCAGCAAAAGTTGAGCTGGTGGGTGAACGCTATCCGGAAGCATTAGAAAAGCTGACCGGACTCTGATAAATGCCCGTGGTTTATACCACGGGCAAAGCGAGATCCTGTTGATCCGCTAAACTTTAACGCGGGAGGGTATCAGAATGTCGTTATTAACTACCTCCGCCATCATCTTATCCATGCTGACATCAACCGCTTTTGCTGAACTGGAGAGAAAAATGAAAATTACACCTGCCGGCTCCCAGCCTTCACAGCCGGGTTCAGAAAATTATTTTACCGGAAGAGTGCGCATTGATGCGCCATTTCAGGGTACAGAGCCCGCCCGTATCGGGGGTGCAACAGTGACCTTTGAACCCGGAGCACGTACGGCCTGGCATACGCACCCGTTAGGGCAAACCCTGATTGTCACTCAGGGACGTGGTTGGGTACAGGAATGGGGTAGTGAAATCCGGGAGATAAATCAGGGTGATATCGTCTGGATCCCCGAGGGGGTTAAACACTGGCACGGTGCAACCCCCGACACTGCAATGACCCATATTGCCATCGCAGAATCCCTGAACGGCAGCGTCGTTGAGTGGATGGAACAGGTTACTCATCAGCAATACAGTAAATAATATTGGAGAATCTATGAACCAGGGTATTGAAGGTAAAGTGGTCGTTATTGCCGGAGCCAGCAGCGGTTTAGGTGAAGCACTGGCGCGGCGTCTGGTAAAAGATGGAGCAAAACTGGTGCTTGGTGCCCGGCGTGAAGACCGGCTGAAAAAGCTGGCCGAAGAACTGGGTTTGCCTGCTGATGCGGCAGTAAAAACCGATGTCACTCATCCGGATCAGGTACAAGCCTTGGTTGATCAAGCAATCAGATTATATGGTCGTATTGATGTTATGGTGAATAATGCCGGGCTAATGCCTCATTCGTTATTGGGGCTTGCCAAAATCGATGACTGGAATGCCATGATCGATGTGAACCTAAAAGGCGTTTTATATGGAATCGCGGCCGCACTGCCCTATATGCAAGCTCAGAAAAGCGGTCATATTATCAATACCTCTTCCGTTGCTGGCCATAAAGTTCGCCCGGGAAGTGCCGTTTATGCTGCGACCAAAAGCGCAGTTCGCGTTATTTCCGAAGGGCTACGGCAAGAAGTAAAACCCTATAATATCCGAACCACCATCATTTCTCCCGGCGCCGTGCATAGCGAGCTGGTAGACAGCATCACCGAAGCTGATGTCGCGGCAAACATTAAGCAATTCTATGACCAAACGGCTATTTCCGCAGACTCATTTG from the Limnobaculum zhutongyuii genome contains:
- a CDS encoding aldo/keto reductase, yielding MQKRKLGNSGLEVSALGLGCMGMSFGYGPATDKQEMISLLHKAVDLGVTFFDTAEVYGPYTNETLLGEALSPLRDKVVIATKFGFQPDPNGGPGWIGLNSRPEHIKKVAEASLKRLKTDVIDLFYQHRVDPNVPIEDVAGAVQDLIKEGKVKHFGLSEAGAGTIRRAHAVQPVAALQSEYSLWWRKPEQEILPLLEELGIGLVPYSPLGKGYLTGKINENTQLDSSDFRNTLPRFTPQALKANQVLITLIQDIAQQKGMTPAQIALAWLLAKKPWIVPIPGTRKLERLEENIGAANAMLSAADLQDIERAAAKVELVGERYPEALEKLTGL
- a CDS encoding (R)-mandelonitrile lyase, translating into MSLLTTSAIILSMLTSTAFAELERKMKITPAGSQPSQPGSENYFTGRVRIDAPFQGTEPARIGGATVTFEPGARTAWHTHPLGQTLIVTQGRGWVQEWGSEIREINQGDIVWIPEGVKHWHGATPDTAMTHIAIAESLNGSVVEWMEQVTHQQYSK
- a CDS encoding SDR family oxidoreductase; the encoded protein is MNQGIEGKVVVIAGASSGLGEALARRLVKDGAKLVLGARREDRLKKLAEELGLPADAAVKTDVTHPDQVQALVDQAIRLYGRIDVMVNNAGLMPHSLLGLAKIDDWNAMIDVNLKGVLYGIAAALPYMQAQKSGHIINTSSVAGHKVRPGSAVYAATKSAVRVISEGLRQEVKPYNIRTTIISPGAVHSELVDSITEADVAANIKQFYDQTAISADSFANVVAFAISQPEDVDINEILFRPTQQEL